A stretch of Macadamia integrifolia cultivar HAES 741 chromosome 7, SCU_Mint_v3, whole genome shotgun sequence DNA encodes these proteins:
- the LOC122084183 gene encoding serine/threonine/tyrosine-protein kinase HT1-like gives MLSEVLHDLIVQFIGASDHAPFVILTEKMEGVTLENYLKTFRPSQLDSRRVLELTLNMSRGMSFLHERGIIHKELRPENVLLSLDHEKLKLDFGVAREESLQAKIDTRSAALPWVARELLQQSVHSCDLC, from the exons ATGCTATCTGAAGTTCTGCATGATCTCATAGTGCAG TTCATTGGAGCATCCGACCATGCTCCATTTGTTATTTTAACCGAGAAAATGGAAGGAGTAACTTTGGAAAACTACCTCAAAACATTTAGACCCAGTCAGTTGGATTCTCGGAGAGTGCTAGAATTGACTCTTAATATGTCTCGAGGTATGAGTTTTCTACATGAGAGGGGAATCATTCACAAGGAGTTGCGACCTg AAAATGTTTTGTTAAGCTTAGACCATGAGAAACTCAAGTTGGACTTTGGGGTGGCTAGAGAGGAGTCTCTCCAAGCAAAAATTGACACTCGGAGTGCGGCATTACCCTGGGTCGCTCGGGAG TTGCTTCAGCAGAGTGTGCATAGTTGtgacctctgttag
- the LOC122084184 gene encoding uncharacterized protein LOC122084184 — MDKFWEHVQQLGPSRFKCNYCELDYSGSVTRVKAHLACLTGHDVQICTKVPDHIQAKASAEMSLSASKKKRTNETLESGIGSTNSLGRSIHQTTMVELAAKQDKKSLEKMIGEFFVKNNISFNVIQTESFIQMMKGACAYGQGFVIPSYSTLRTRLIPEAKVKIMEYVSNIKSTWGDTGCTIMSDSWTDLKKRSWVNVIAYSPGGAVFLKCIECGSNSITAGYLFREISNVIEMLGPQHVVQFVSDNGTNYNCCGDMLIGKWSHMYWTNCAAHGINLLLKDIHKHVRWVREIIDDGKHVVDYMHRPTAIIALMREFTNDKEIKQPCKTS, encoded by the exons ATGGATAAGTTTTGGGAACATGTACAACAACTTGGGCCGAGCCGTTTTAAATGCAATTATTGTGAACTTGACTACTCTGGTAGTGTTACTCGAGTGAAGGCTCATTTGGCTTGCTTGACTGGCCATGATGTTCAAATTTGTACAAAAGTCCCTGATCATATTCAAGCTAAAGCCAGTGCAGAAATGAGTTTGAGTgcatctaaaaagaaaaggacgaATGAGACCCTAGAAAGTGGAATTGGCTCCACAAATTCTCTTGGTAGGAGCATTCATCAAACCACAATGGTAGAGTTGGCTGCTAAACAAGACAAGAAGTCATTAGAAAAGATGATAGGAGAATTTTTTGTTAAGAATAATATTTCTTTCAATGTTATTCAAACAGAATCTTTTATTCAAATGATGAAAGGTGCTTGTGCCTATGGTCAGGGTTTTGTTATTCCTAGTTACTCTACTCTTCGTACCCGTTTAATTCCTGAAGCTAAGGTAAAGATCATGGAATATGTGAGCAACATAAAGTCAACATGGGGTGACACAGGTTGCACAATAATGTCTGATTCTTGGACTGACCTAAAGAAGAGGTCTTGGGTCAATGTGATAGCTTATTCTCCTGGTGGGGCTGTATTCCTGAAGTGTATTGAATGTGGTTCAAATAGTATTACTGCTGGATATCTTTTTAGAGAAATATCTAATGTTATTGAAATGCTTGGACCACAACATGTTGTGCAATTTGTTTCAGATAATGGTACTAACTATAATTGTTGTGGTGATATGTTGATTGGAAAATGGTCTCACATGTATTGGACAAATTGTGCTGCACATGGGATTAATTTGCTTTTAAAGGATATCCATAAGCATGTTAGATGGGTGAGAGAAATTATCGATGACGGTAAACATGTAGTGGATTATATGCACAGGCCCACAGCTATTATAGCCTTAATGAGGGAATTCACAAATGACAAAGAGATTAAGCAGCCTTGCAAGACAAG TTGA